The Solibacillus sp. FSL R7-0682 genome includes a window with the following:
- a CDS encoding cysteine methyltransferase encodes MHHNGNKQTMLFLASDELMQTHLSCTKIKDSNIEDIVFTIRAFCYALEDDLFAKSTILNLILGLNKDGLGMSLAIDLTNIPNVNPIQLRKIVEHLQKSPVLLQVVSNKLDAIAASGDFETATQAKRAKQFFVENSPKGITAFSTNRQANQLYWLNHNNQIITNITPFTVDEKGGHIAFTIRVGFKHDFIMQCYEVECLMHLFNEGDKLGYYFELYLDQEDYHHQLLYEEMPDQFMRNKAFLRQILEQMKKCNTVHYDEYLQELIEKFTASI; translated from the coding sequence ATGCATCATAATGGAAATAAACAAACTATGCTCTTTTTAGCGTCGGATGAACTTATGCAAACACATCTGTCTTGTACAAAAATAAAAGACAGTAACATTGAAGATATTGTTTTTACGATAAGAGCATTTTGCTACGCTTTAGAGGATGACCTTTTTGCGAAAAGTACAATTTTAAATTTAATTCTTGGTTTAAATAAAGATGGCTTAGGCATGTCACTTGCAATCGATTTAACAAATATTCCAAATGTGAATCCGATACAGTTAAGAAAAATTGTTGAACATCTTCAAAAAAGCCCGGTATTATTACAGGTAGTGTCAAATAAATTAGATGCCATTGCTGCTTCAGGCGATTTTGAAACCGCTACACAGGCGAAACGAGCAAAGCAGTTTTTTGTTGAAAACTCGCCAAAAGGAATTACTGCGTTTTCAACAAATCGACAAGCAAATCAGCTCTACTGGCTTAACCACAATAATCAAATTATCACCAATATAACTCCCTTTACAGTAGATGAAAAAGGCGGACATATTGCTTTTACAATAAGAGTTGGCTTTAAACATGATTTTATAATGCAATGCTACGAAGTGGAATGTTTGATGCACTTGTTCAATGAAGGAGATAAACTAGGTTACTATTTTGAGCTTTACTTAGATCAAGAGGATTATCATCATCAATTGCTTTATGAGGAAATGCCGGATCAATTTATGAGGAATAAAGCATTTTTACGTCAAATTTTAGAGCAAATGAAAAAATGCAATACTGTACATTATGATGAATACTTACAAGAATTAATTGAAAAATTTACAGCAAGCATATAA
- a CDS encoding pseudouridine synthase has product MRLDKLLANMGYGSRKEVKVLLKQKAVTVDGETVKDASMHVNPETQNVSVFGERVEYIEFIYIMMNKPPGVISATEDKYDQTVIDLLDPYVQHFEPFPVGRLDKDTEGLLLITNDGNLAHNLLSPKKHVPKWYYARIEGVVTEDDVKAFAHGVTLDDGYHTKPGELVILSSGEQSEIELMIQEGKFHQVKRMFEAVGKKVTYLKRLSMGSLKLDEELLLGDYRELTEEELKNLI; this is encoded by the coding sequence ATGCGTTTAGATAAATTATTGGCAAACATGGGCTACGGCTCTCGAAAAGAAGTGAAGGTATTATTAAAGCAAAAAGCAGTAACAGTGGATGGAGAAACTGTTAAGGATGCTTCGATGCATGTAAACCCGGAAACACAAAATGTTTCGGTATTTGGGGAGCGCGTCGAATACATTGAATTCATTTATATTATGATGAATAAACCACCTGGAGTGATTTCAGCTACAGAAGATAAATATGATCAAACAGTCATTGATTTATTAGACCCGTATGTACAGCATTTTGAGCCTTTCCCAGTAGGTCGTTTAGATAAAGATACTGAAGGACTATTACTAATTACGAATGATGGAAATCTAGCCCACAACTTACTTTCTCCGAAAAAGCACGTTCCAAAATGGTATTATGCAAGAATTGAGGGGGTTGTAACAGAGGATGATGTTAAAGCATTCGCGCATGGTGTAACATTGGATGATGGCTACCATACGAAACCAGGTGAATTAGTTATATTATCATCAGGAGAACAATCTGAAATAGAATTAATGATTCAAGAAGGAAAATTCCATCAGGTGAAGCGTATGTTTGAAGCAGTAGGGAAAAAGGTGACGTATTTAAAACGATTATCAATGGGAAGCTTAAAACTGGATGAAGAATTACTATTAGGGGATTACCGTGAGCTTACTGAAGAGGAATTAAAAAATTTAATCTGA
- the leuS gene encoding leucine--tRNA ligase, whose product MSFNHQQIEKKWQAFWDVNKTFKTENEVEKPKFYALDMFPYPSGAGLHVGHPEGYTATDILSRFKRMQGYNVLHPMGWDAFGLPAEQYALDTGNDPAEFTAKNIATFKRQIQELGFSYDWDREINTTDPEYYKWTQWIFTKLVEMDLAYVDEIAVNWCEALGTVLANEEVIDGVSERGGHPVVRRPMKQWVLRITQYADRLVDDLEEVDWPESIKEMQRNWIGRSEGAQVKFTVAGTDKGFEVFTTRPDTLFGATYCVLAPEHKLVAEITSPEQKEAVESYLEKVSLKSDLERTDLAKEKTGVFTGAYAVNPINGKEVPIWIADYVLATYGTGAIMAVPAHDERDYEFAKEFGLEITSVLEGGDIEKEAFTGDGVHINSDFLNGLNKEEGISKAIEWLEENGVGEKKISYRLRDWLFSRQRYWGEPIPVIHWEDGTMTTVPAEELPLVLPKTDNIRPSGTGESPLANIEEWVNVVDPITGKKGRRETNTMPQWAGSSWYFLRYIDPKNTEAIADPELLKRWLPVDIYIGGAEHAVLHLLYARFWHKVLYDLGVVHTKEPFQKLFNQGMILGEGNEKMSKSKGNVVNPDDIIESHGADTLRLYEMFMGPLEASVAWSTNGLDGARRFLDRIWRLYVTDEGKLSSKIQPSNDKALEKVYHQTVKKVTDDYEGIRFNTAISQMMVFINDCYKAEVIPTEYAEGFVKLLSPMAPHIAEELWSILGHEGTITYVSWPTYDDSKLVDDEIEVVVQVLGKVRAKVNVAKDTSKEELEKVALEDSKVQEFIEGKQIVKVIVIPGKLVNIVVK is encoded by the coding sequence ATGAGCTTTAATCATCAACAAATCGAAAAAAAATGGCAGGCATTTTGGGATGTTAACAAAACATTCAAAACAGAAAACGAAGTAGAAAAACCAAAATTCTACGCATTAGATATGTTCCCTTATCCATCAGGTGCAGGTCTACACGTAGGTCACCCGGAAGGTTATACAGCGACAGATATTTTATCTCGCTTTAAACGTATGCAAGGATACAATGTACTTCATCCAATGGGTTGGGATGCATTCGGGTTACCAGCTGAGCAGTATGCACTTGATACAGGAAATGACCCAGCTGAATTTACTGCAAAAAATATTGCTACATTTAAGCGTCAAATTCAAGAGCTTGGCTTCTCATACGACTGGGATCGCGAAATTAATACAACGGATCCAGAATACTACAAATGGACACAATGGATTTTCACAAAGCTTGTAGAAATGGATTTAGCTTATGTAGACGAAATCGCAGTAAACTGGTGTGAAGCATTAGGCACAGTGCTTGCAAATGAAGAAGTAATTGATGGCGTTTCTGAGCGCGGAGGTCACCCGGTAGTACGCCGTCCAATGAAGCAATGGGTACTACGTATTACACAATACGCAGACCGTTTAGTTGATGATTTAGAAGAAGTAGATTGGCCGGAATCAATTAAAGAAATGCAACGTAACTGGATCGGTCGTTCTGAAGGTGCACAAGTGAAATTTACAGTAGCAGGCACTGATAAAGGCTTCGAGGTATTCACAACTCGTCCGGATACATTATTCGGTGCAACTTACTGTGTACTTGCGCCAGAGCACAAGTTAGTAGCGGAAATAACTTCTCCAGAGCAAAAGGAAGCAGTAGAAAGCTATTTAGAAAAAGTATCATTAAAATCTGACTTAGAGCGTACAGATTTAGCAAAAGAAAAAACAGGTGTGTTCACAGGTGCTTATGCTGTCAACCCAATTAACGGGAAAGAAGTGCCAATTTGGATTGCAGACTATGTATTAGCAACATATGGTACAGGTGCTATTATGGCAGTTCCTGCCCATGATGAGCGCGACTATGAATTCGCGAAAGAATTTGGTTTAGAAATCACATCTGTATTAGAAGGTGGCGACATTGAGAAGGAAGCGTTCACTGGTGACGGTGTTCACATCAATTCTGATTTCTTAAATGGTTTAAATAAAGAAGAGGGTATCTCAAAGGCAATTGAATGGTTAGAGGAAAATGGTGTAGGTGAAAAGAAAATTTCTTACCGTTTACGTGACTGGCTATTCTCTCGTCAACGTTACTGGGGTGAGCCAATTCCAGTAATTCACTGGGAAGATGGCACAATGACAACTGTACCTGCAGAAGAATTACCATTAGTATTACCGAAAACAGACAATATCCGTCCTTCAGGTACAGGTGAATCACCACTTGCGAACATTGAAGAGTGGGTAAATGTAGTAGATCCTATAACAGGTAAGAAAGGGCGACGTGAAACAAACACAATGCCTCAATGGGCTGGTTCTTCATGGTACTTCCTACGTTATATTGATCCAAAAAACACAGAAGCAATCGCAGATCCAGAGCTATTAAAGCGCTGGTTACCAGTTGATATTTATATCGGTGGTGCTGAGCATGCCGTACTACACTTACTATACGCGCGCTTCTGGCATAAAGTACTTTACGATTTAGGCGTTGTTCATACAAAGGAACCATTCCAAAAGCTATTTAACCAAGGAATGATCTTAGGTGAGGGTAATGAAAAAATGTCGAAGTCAAAAGGGAATGTTGTTAACCCTGATGATATTATTGAATCACATGGTGCGGATACATTACGTCTATATGAAATGTTCATGGGTCCACTTGAAGCTTCGGTAGCATGGTCTACGAACGGTCTTGATGGTGCACGCCGCTTCCTAGATCGTATTTGGCGCCTGTACGTTACAGATGAAGGAAAGCTTTCGAGCAAAATCCAACCATCTAACGATAAAGCATTAGAAAAAGTGTACCACCAAACTGTGAAAAAAGTGACAGACGACTACGAAGGTATCCGTTTCAATACAGCCATTTCACAAATGATGGTATTCATTAACGACTGCTACAAGGCAGAAGTAATCCCTACTGAATACGCAGAGGGCTTTGTAAAGCTATTATCACCAATGGCGCCGCATATTGCAGAAGAACTATGGTCAATTTTAGGTCATGAAGGCACAATTACGTATGTATCTTGGCCAACATATGATGACTCAAAATTAGTAGATGATGAAATTGAAGTTGTCGTTCAAGTATTAGGGAAAGTACGTGCAAAAGTAAACGTTGCAAAAGATACTTCAAAAGAAGAATTAGAAAAAGTTGCGCTTGAAGATAGTAAAGTACAGGAATTTATCGAAGGAAAACAAATTGTGAAAGTCATTGTTATCCCAGGAAAATTGGTTAATATCGTTGTAAAATAA
- a CDS encoding cation diffusion facilitator family transporter yields MAEHHHHHTNNKKVLAISFIIITTFMIVEAIGGLLTNSLALLSDAGHMLSDAISLCIALIAFMLSERAVTKQKTFGYKRFEVLAAAFNGLTLIIIAVVICYEAIGRFMEPLEVATLGMLVISVTGLIVNIIVAWIMMRGADTKENLNMRSAFMHVIGDMLGSIGAIIAALLIMGFGFLWADPLASMIVALLVLRSGYSITKASIHILMEGAPVNIQVDEIVKAMTKNPQVLSLHDLHIWTITSGLNALTCHLVVNEKMTVVESEGLLKKIEHELLHHGIHHVTIQLETVKHSHEDSLLCKVEGHDQHDHHH; encoded by the coding sequence ATGGCAGAACATCACCATCACCATACTAATAATAAAAAAGTGTTGGCCATTTCATTTATAATAATTACAACATTCATGATCGTTGAAGCGATTGGAGGATTATTGACAAATAGCTTAGCACTACTTTCGGATGCAGGTCATATGTTAAGTGATGCAATTTCCTTATGTATTGCATTAATTGCATTTATGTTAAGTGAGCGAGCTGTAACGAAGCAAAAAACTTTCGGATACAAGCGCTTTGAAGTTCTGGCTGCAGCATTTAATGGTCTTACATTAATAATTATTGCCGTTGTTATTTGCTATGAAGCAATAGGTCGGTTTATGGAGCCACTAGAAGTAGCAACGCTTGGCATGTTAGTAATAAGTGTAACTGGACTTATTGTGAACATAATTGTCGCATGGATTATGATGCGTGGGGCAGATACGAAAGAAAATTTAAATATGCGCAGTGCTTTTATGCATGTAATTGGTGATATGTTAGGTTCAATTGGGGCAATTATTGCGGCATTACTTATAATGGGTTTCGGTTTTTTATGGGCAGACCCATTAGCCAGTATGATTGTGGCATTACTCGTATTGCGTAGTGGGTATAGCATTACAAAAGCATCGATTCATATTTTAATGGAAGGGGCACCAGTTAATATTCAGGTGGATGAAATTGTGAAGGCAATGACAAAAAATCCACAAGTTTTGTCGTTACATGATTTACATATTTGGACAATAACAAGTGGTTTAAATGCTCTTACATGCCACTTAGTTGTTAATGAAAAAATGACAGTTGTTGAAAGTGAAGGATTGTTAAAGAAAATCGAGCATGAACTGCTACATCATGGTATTCATCATGTAACGATCCAATTAGAAACAGTTAAGCATTCTCATGAAGATAGTCTGTTATGCAAAGTAGAGGGGCATGATCAACACGACCATCACCATTAA
- a CDS encoding putative polysaccharide biosynthesis protein: MSSLMKGTAILTIGLFLSKLLGLIYIFPFYAIVGEENIGLYNYAYIPYNIMLSIAIAGLPIAISKFVSKYNALGDFDAGRRLVKTGALFMTLTGIVSFIVMYLLATPIANIVIADDEQAFTVEQVSTVIKWVSYALIIVPFMSLVRGYLQGYGHFLPTSVSQLVEQIVRIVFLLGSAFIVVNIFGGDPLTAVNFSVFAAFIGSIGGLLTLFYFWKKLRPEIKATQVVAPKEYQIPYSAMYKEIFKYSIPVVFVGLGSSLFQMVDLLTFNRAMIAGGVSAKVTDTYFTMLNLLTQKIVMIPVVLATGFSMAIIPMVTKYFTQKDLRQVHLAMDKTYQVLLFITVPAAIGISILAEDLYHFFYSYSEMGTQVLSHYAPLAILFALFTVTAAILQGIDYQKWVVFSLLMGLFVKTVLNTPLIKILSVDGAILATAIGYIITIGINIFVINKVTNYNAKVVLRRIILIFMLTALMAVGVLLTHFVLTAIAPAETKVLALLYAVVCAGIGVAIYGLISYKLGLAQILLGDKLTKIARKLRLVK, translated from the coding sequence ATGTCTTCATTGATGAAGGGAACAGCGATATTAACAATTGGATTGTTTTTATCGAAATTACTAGGGTTAATTTATATTTTCCCATTTTATGCGATTGTTGGTGAAGAAAATATTGGGCTCTATAACTATGCCTATATCCCATACAATATTATGTTATCGATTGCGATTGCCGGCTTGCCAATTGCCATTTCAAAATTTGTTTCGAAATATAATGCATTAGGAGATTTTGATGCTGGTCGTCGGTTAGTTAAGACCGGTGCGTTATTTATGACCTTGACGGGAATCGTGTCATTTATTGTAATGTATTTACTTGCTACACCAATTGCCAATATTGTTATTGCTGATGATGAGCAGGCATTTACTGTTGAACAAGTTTCGACGGTTATTAAATGGGTTAGTTATGCATTAATTATCGTTCCATTTATGAGCTTAGTTCGTGGTTACTTACAAGGGTATGGTCATTTTTTACCGACCTCGGTATCACAGCTTGTTGAACAAATAGTACGTATTGTATTTTTACTTGGTAGCGCATTTATAGTGGTAAATATATTTGGTGGTGATCCACTTACAGCTGTTAATTTTTCAGTTTTTGCGGCATTTATCGGTTCAATTGGTGGGTTGCTTACTTTATTTTATTTTTGGAAGAAGCTTCGTCCAGAGATAAAGGCGACACAAGTTGTTGCGCCAAAAGAATATCAAATCCCGTATTCAGCAATGTATAAAGAAATTTTCAAGTATTCAATTCCAGTTGTTTTTGTAGGCTTGGGAAGTTCATTATTTCAAATGGTTGACTTACTTACCTTTAACCGAGCAATGATTGCTGGTGGGGTTTCTGCAAAAGTAACAGATACGTATTTTACAATGCTAAACTTACTAACTCAAAAAATTGTTATGATTCCAGTAGTACTTGCGACAGGCTTTTCAATGGCAATCATTCCAATGGTTACGAAATATTTTACACAAAAGGATTTACGACAAGTCCATTTAGCAATGGATAAAACATATCAGGTGTTATTATTTATTACGGTTCCAGCGGCAATTGGTATTTCGATTTTAGCTGAGGATTTATATCATTTCTTCTATTCCTATAGTGAAATGGGAACACAAGTGTTAAGTCATTATGCGCCACTTGCCATTTTATTTGCGTTATTTACCGTAACAGCAGCTATCCTTCAAGGAATCGATTATCAAAAATGGGTTGTTTTTAGCTTATTAATGGGATTATTCGTGAAAACAGTATTAAATACACCGCTTATTAAAATATTGTCAGTAGATGGTGCCATTTTAGCTACGGCAATCGGGTATATTATAACGATCGGTATTAATATTTTTGTTATTAATAAAGTGACTAATTACAATGCGAAAGTTGTGCTACGACGAATTATACTAATTTTTATGTTAACGGCATTAATGGCGGTAGGCGTTTTATTAACGCATTTTGTCTTAACAGCAATTGCTCCAGCGGAAACAAAAGTTCTAGCATTATTATATGCGGTTGTTTGTGCAGGCATTGGGGTAGCCATCTACGGTTTAATATCATATAAACTTGGATTAGCACAAATTTTATTAGGGGATAAACTAACGAAAATTGCACGTAAATTGCGATTGGTTAAATAA
- a CDS encoding CoxG family protein, with product MAQASHSVQIPVSQGKVWGFVSKIEKWAVLVPAYKAHKEVDAQTSIWTFEGNFKGLTKKVELEIKIVEMNEPNQIKFEIKGLSDNFSGAGEFIAEPKDGGTYMTGTVEVNAGGIAGAVLTPAIKVLLPKVVTRLTEKIGRTIQA from the coding sequence ATGGCACAAGCATCACATTCAGTACAAATTCCAGTAAGCCAAGGTAAAGTATGGGGCTTCGTAAGTAAAATCGAAAAGTGGGCAGTATTAGTACCCGCGTATAAAGCACATAAGGAAGTGGATGCGCAAACATCCATTTGGACATTTGAGGGGAATTTCAAAGGCTTAACAAAAAAGGTTGAGCTAGAAATTAAAATTGTAGAGATGAACGAGCCAAATCAAATAAAGTTTGAAATTAAAGGTTTATCTGATAATTTCTCTGGTGCTGGCGAATTTATAGCAGAGCCAAAAGATGGTGGTACATATATGACAGGCACTGTAGAAGTAAATGCGGGTGGTATTGCAGGGGCTGTATTAACACCGGCGATTAAAGTATTATTACCAAAAGTCGTAACACGCTTAACTGAAAAAATCGGACGCACAATCCAAGCATAA
- a CDS encoding BaiN/RdsA family NAD(P)/FAD-dependent oxidoreductase, producing the protein MFDVIVIGGGPSGLMAAIAAAEQKKKVLLLEKGSKLGKKLAISGGGRCNVTNRLSAEEIIKHIPGNGRFLYSPFTVYNNENIIEFFEGLGVALKEEDHGRMFPVSNRAQDVVDALEKELKRLKVDVRLHTAVNKLLMDDERIYGIRLESGEEIRANAVVVAVGGKAVPQTGSTGDGYPWAERAGHTVTTLFPTEVPVTSKEPFIQSRELQGLALRDVAVSVLNKKGKVLVTHQMDMLFTHFGLSGPAILRCSQYIVKEQLKTGSAPVQVRIQSLTDYNEETCFQMLNKTIKEEPKKAVKNLWKSLVPERWLIFLMERAQIDPALTAIDLSQEKIRNLARELVTFTMDVHGTQSIEKAFVTGGGVSVKEIEPKTMASKKMLGLYFCGEILDIHGYTGGYNITSALVTGRIAGMSAGQFQV; encoded by the coding sequence ATGTTTGATGTTATTGTAATCGGCGGTGGACCGTCTGGCTTAATGGCAGCAATTGCAGCTGCTGAGCAAAAAAAGAAAGTTTTATTATTGGAAAAGGGCTCTAAGCTTGGAAAAAAATTAGCCATTTCGGGTGGAGGGCGTTGTAATGTTACGAACCGCTTATCTGCTGAAGAAATTATTAAGCATATACCTGGCAATGGTCGTTTTTTATATAGCCCATTTACCGTTTATAACAATGAAAATATTATTGAGTTTTTCGAAGGACTTGGTGTCGCATTAAAGGAAGAAGACCATGGACGAATGTTTCCTGTCTCAAATCGCGCCCAAGATGTAGTAGATGCTCTTGAAAAGGAATTAAAACGTCTAAAAGTTGATGTTCGACTTCACACTGCTGTCAATAAATTATTAATGGATGATGAACGTATATATGGCATTCGCCTTGAAAGCGGCGAGGAAATCCGTGCCAATGCTGTCGTAGTAGCTGTTGGAGGTAAAGCTGTTCCTCAAACTGGTTCTACAGGAGACGGCTATCCATGGGCAGAGCGAGCTGGTCATACAGTAACAACTCTTTTCCCAACAGAAGTTCCTGTTACATCAAAAGAGCCTTTTATTCAATCCCGTGAGTTACAAGGCTTAGCATTAAGAGATGTAGCTGTATCCGTACTGAATAAAAAGGGGAAAGTGCTTGTAACCCATCAAATGGATATGTTATTTACACATTTTGGTTTGAGTGGTCCAGCTATTTTACGCTGTAGTCAATATATTGTGAAAGAACAATTAAAAACTGGTAGTGCTCCTGTGCAAGTTCGCATTCAATCTTTAACAGACTACAATGAAGAGACTTGCTTCCAAATGTTAAATAAAACAATTAAGGAAGAGCCAAAAAAAGCAGTTAAAAATTTATGGAAATCATTAGTTCCTGAACGTTGGCTAATATTCTTAATGGAGCGTGCACAAATTGATCCAGCACTAACTGCTATTGATTTATCCCAAGAAAAAATCCGTAATCTTGCCCGTGAGCTCGTCACTTTTACAATGGATGTTCATGGAACACAATCAATTGAAAAAGCCTTTGTTACTGGAGGCGGTGTTTCCGTAAAGGAAATCGAACCAAAAACAATGGCCTCAAAAAAGATGCTCGGTTTATATTTCTGTGGAGAAATTTTAGATATTCACGGTTATACAGGTGGCTATAATATCACATCTGCGTTAGTTACAGGACGCATTGCTGGAATGAGTGCAGGTCAATTTCAAGTATAA
- a CDS encoding HD-GYP domain-containing protein, with protein sequence MSKIEQILLKDVSPGDILANDLFVNRQLLMKKDSTLTEKGIELLRKKGVQFVTVYYQEKMHESNDTTQHYLLSNELSKNDIVFNFSNIPGSIHSTDDIALNFYSLLAELDMDIRYGQILKDASAIDYLQNLLEAILSNDVYKNYLDQLKAWDYTSYLHSIDAFILGTLFARKLKLEQLEQIAIGYLLHDIGKLNIPKAILQKPGRLNAKEFDLMKSHTLEGEAIFNEIGLSQWAYLAKSHHERRNGEGYPGNSTTTFTIELEILQIIDVYSAITMKRTYRDAMRAADAFSLLYRDQVLFNELLLTQFVDFIGIYPENSIVLLSDNFHAIVEKANPKFPTSPRVKCIETGISFHISVNNEITITKMISHQSESKAALLNTFYNELVSANVENAKKTYLKLVDNFNVSEYFTKIFIPVYQILNLLKRQQTIYDSKYAQVVQYMEQLMEQKIEEQIDNDHYEKNVLFLVESNFKNDYLFKAFLGLVHNEHIFPHVLTIDSSLDSILMTIDTAHISETCVITDTSADTLLLSYLPNTVELSTNRIERYLLSLIGETQDVFHFDTLLQEYATNQILSI encoded by the coding sequence TTGTCAAAAATAGAACAAATTCTACTCAAAGATGTCTCCCCTGGTGACATTCTTGCTAATGATCTTTTCGTAAATCGACAATTACTTATGAAAAAAGATAGTACGCTCACGGAAAAAGGAATTGAACTTTTAAGAAAAAAAGGTGTTCAATTCGTCACGGTTTACTACCAAGAAAAAATGCATGAATCAAATGACACAACGCAACACTATCTTTTAAGTAACGAGCTTTCTAAAAATGATATCGTTTTTAATTTCTCTAATATCCCGGGTAGTATACATTCAACTGATGATATCGCCTTAAATTTTTACTCTTTACTAGCTGAGCTAGATATGGATATTCGGTATGGACAAATTTTAAAAGATGCATCCGCAATTGATTATTTACAAAATTTATTAGAAGCTATTTTAAGTAATGATGTATATAAAAACTACTTAGATCAATTAAAAGCATGGGATTATACTTCTTATTTACATAGTATTGATGCTTTTATTCTTGGTACATTATTTGCCAGAAAATTAAAACTTGAACAACTTGAACAAATTGCTATTGGCTATCTATTACACGATATCGGAAAACTAAACATCCCTAAAGCAATCCTTCAAAAACCAGGTCGTCTAAATGCAAAAGAATTTGACCTAATGAAGTCTCACACTCTCGAAGGAGAAGCAATTTTCAATGAAATTGGATTGTCACAATGGGCATATTTAGCGAAATCACATCACGAACGTAGAAATGGTGAAGGCTACCCTGGAAATAGCACTACAACCTTTACAATCGAATTGGAGATTTTACAAATTATTGATGTTTATTCAGCTATAACAATGAAACGAACTTATCGAGATGCTATGCGAGCTGCAGACGCCTTTAGTCTTTTATATCGTGACCAGGTTTTATTTAATGAGCTGCTACTAACCCAGTTTGTTGATTTTATTGGGATTTATCCAGAAAATTCAATCGTTTTATTATCAGATAATTTTCATGCAATTGTGGAAAAAGCTAACCCAAAGTTTCCTACTTCCCCACGTGTTAAATGTATAGAAACAGGTATTTCATTCCACATTTCCGTAAATAACGAAATAACGATTACTAAGATGATCTCTCATCAATCAGAAAGTAAAGCGGCGCTACTTAATACATTTTACAATGAGCTTGTTAGTGCAAATGTCGAAAATGCTAAAAAGACATACTTAAAGTTGGTTGATAACTTCAATGTTTCGGAGTACTTTACTAAAATATTCATTCCTGTTTATCAAATCTTAAATTTATTAAAGAGACAGCAAACGATATATGACTCAAAATATGCTCAAGTCGTACAATATATGGAACAATTGATGGAACAAAAAATTGAAGAGCAAATTGATAACGATCACTACGAAAAAAATGTTTTATTTTTAGTAGAATCTAATTTTAAAAACGATTATCTTTTTAAAGCATTTTTAGGGTTAGTTCATAATGAACATATCTTCCCGCACGTGTTAACGATTGATTCGAGCTTAGATTCGATTTTAATGACGATCGACACTGCTCACATTAGTGAAACTTGCGTTATTACTGATACCTCTGCCGATACATTATTGCTCTCTTATTTACCGAATACAGTTGAACTATCAACCAATAGGATAGAACGCTATTTGTTAAGTTTAATCGGTGAAACGCAAGACGTATTCCATTTTGATACATTACTGCAAGAATACGCAACAAATCAAATCCTCTCAATATAA
- the trhA gene encoding PAQR family membrane homeostasis protein TrhA, with protein MTQIMMEQNSYSAKEEMWNSLTHGVAALLTIPATFLLVAKAQENGSTIELVSYIIFGISMFCLYFASTMYHSWPTHKKFLKKLDHSSIFLLIAGTYTPIVLVSIGGKLGWTIFAIQWILAAIGIILKQFYVNGSKMLSVLVYIGMGWIIIFVAKPLVVSITWAGFLTLLSGGLFYTIGTYFYKNDRIPYNHAIWHVFVMAGSAAMFLAIYLYV; from the coding sequence ATGACACAAATCATGATGGAACAAAATAGTTATAGCGCAAAAGAAGAAATGTGGAACAGTTTAACCCATGGAGTTGCTGCATTATTAACAATTCCTGCAACGTTCCTGTTAGTTGCTAAAGCTCAAGAAAACGGATCGACGATTGAGTTAGTCAGCTATATTATCTTTGGTATTTCAATGTTTTGCCTCTATTTTGCCTCAACGATGTATCATAGTTGGCCAACCCATAAAAAGTTTTTAAAAAAATTAGATCATAGCTCTATCTTTTTATTAATTGCTGGTACGTATACGCCTATTGTTTTAGTATCTATTGGTGGAAAGCTAGGATGGACGATATTTGCTATTCAATGGATTCTAGCAGCGATCGGGATTATATTAAAGCAATTTTACGTTAATGGTTCGAAAATGCTTTCGGTACTTGTATATATTGGTATGGGCTGGATTATTATTTTTGTTGCAAAGCCATTAGTAGTGAGTATAACTTGGGCAGGATTTTTAACGCTATTATCAGGTGGGTTATTTTATACAATTGGTACTTATTTTTATAAAAATGATCGGATTCCATACAATCATGCAATTTGGCATGTATTTGTAATGGCAGGAAGCGCGGCAATGTTTTTAGCGATTTATTTATATGTTTAA